The Fulvia fulva chromosome 13, complete sequence genome window below encodes:
- a CDS encoding Cytochrome P450 monooxygenase — protein MWGMTFLMRHSEEQMELREALRSAFPKDAQSGSCPSAKAITSVSIPYLDAFIDEILRLEPPGYINNRAATEDVTVLGHKVPKGIDVFFLNTGPSIDRPALPVDDAL, from the exons ATGTGGGGCATGACCTTTCTGATGCGGCATTCGGAGGAGCAAATGGAATTGCGTGAAGCACTTCGTAGTGCTTTCCCAAAGGATGCACAAAGCGGCAGCTGTCCTTCTGCCAAAGCCATCACTTCTGTTTCGATTCCATACCTGGACGCCTTCATCGATGAGATTCTGCGGCTCGAGCCTCCTGGCTACATTAACAACCGGGCAGCGACAGAAGATGTCACAGTCCTTGGTCACAAGGTACCCAAGGGAATTGATGTGTTCTTTCTG AACACCGGGCCAAGCATTGACAGGCCAGCTCTCCCTGTCGACGACGCCCTTTGA